The Drosophila biarmipes strain raj3 chromosome 2L, RU_DBia_V1.1, whole genome shotgun sequence genome has a window encoding:
- the LOC108032384 gene encoding fez family zinc finger protein erm isoform X1 produces the protein MVYFSPRGMQPCSPAGEVAMMPPSKSPVMESAASDQNPAQQSSQQDEQSAKRACPLKFSIAKIMEPDHRPSQVSQPPPIPYPSNDDDEDEDPEIDADSERSCSPIEVISLDHSPTTTVNYDSAFKKYVPGACSGASSSVASPPSTAAVQQFVSSRHQELLSQYPLLYYAPNQLMCAAAAAQYAALTAQQQSLASAAHLSSFTASLNASLHHSQSLRRNLGHPLAAAAAAAAVAQSAVPNLQQTLEKSPVAQRTAQGSGLQGNLKRKRSPQEQGSGEVTPPPPASTATSSAGGARSRSPSPQGSIEDSSPGSASGGKPKTFSCLECGKVFNAHYNLTRHMPVHTGARPFVCKVCGKGFRQASTLCRHKIIHTSEKPHKCQTCGKAFNRSSTLNTHSRIHAGYKPFVCEYCGKGFHQKGNYKNHKLTHSGEKAYKCSICNKAFHQVYNLTFHMHTHNDKKPYTCRVCAKGFCRNFDLKKHMRKLHEIGGDLDDLDMPSSYDRRREYTRREPLSSGYGQASGQLTPDSSSGSMSPPINVTTPPLSSGETSNPAWPRSSASQYPAGGFHHQLGVAPPHDYPSGSAFLHLQPQQPHQPNPHHHHQQQQQQQQQQQQQRLSETFIAKVF, from the exons ATGGTTTACTTT AGTCCGCGTGGCATGCAACCGTGTAGTCCAGCGGGAGAAGTCGCCATGATGCCGCCGTCGAAGAGTCCCGTGATGGAGAGCGCCGCCTCCGACCAGAATCCCGCCCAGCAGAGCAGTCAGCAGGACGAGCAGAGTGCCAAGCGGGCGTGCCCCTTGAAGTTTTCGATAGCCAAGATCATGGAGCCGGATCACCGACCCAGTCAGGTGTCGCAACCACCTCCAATCCCCTACCCCAGTAACGATGACGACGAGGATGAGGATCCCGAAATCGATGCGGATTCGGAGCGCTCTTGCAGCCCCATTGAAGTGATCAGCTTGGATCATTCGCCCACCACGACGGTGAACTATGATTCCGCTTTCAAGAAGTATGTGCCGGGTGCCTGCTCGGGCGCCAGTTCATCGGTGGCCTCGCCACCGAGCACCGCTGCAGTGCAGCAATTTGTGAGCTCCCGCCACCAGGAGCTGCTCTCCCAGTACCCGCTGCTGTACTATGCACCCAACCAGCTGATGTGCGCCGCAGCCGCCGCCCAATACGCGGCCTTGACCGCCCAGCAACAGTCGCTGGCCAGTGCCGCCCACCTGAGCAGCTTCACCGCCTCCCTGAATGCCAGTCTGCATCACTCGCAGTCGCTGCGCAGGAACCTTGGCCATCCCCTGgccgccgcagctgctgcggctgcagtGGCTCAATCAGCGGTGCCCAATCTTCAACAGACTCTGGAGAAGTCACCGGTGGCCCAGAGGACTGCCCAAGGTTCGGGATTGCAGGGCAACCTGAAGAGAAAGCGATCGCCGCAGGAGCAGGGATCTGGTGAGGTGACACCACCGCCGCCGGCATCGACTGCCACATCGTCGGCTGGTGGAGCACGATCGCGGTCTCCCTCGCCCCAGGGGTCCATCGAGGACAgcagtcccggatcggcgagTGGCGGCAAGCCCAAGACCTTCTCCTGCCTGGAATGCGGCAAGGTGTTCAATGCCCACTACAATCTCACCCGCCACATGCCCGTTCACACGGGAGCCCGGCCGTTTGTGTGCAAGGTGTGCGGCAAGGGATTCCGCCAGGCCTCCACTCTGTGCCGGCACAAGATCATCCATACGTCGGAGAAGCCGCACAAGTGCCAGACCTGCGGCAAGGCCTTCAATCGCTCCTCCACGCTCAACACCCACTCGCGCATCCATGCCGGCTACAAGCCCTTCGTCTGCGAGTACTGCGGCAAGGGATTCCACCAGAAGGGCAACTACAAGAACCACAAGCTGACGCACAGCGGCGAGAAGGCCTACAAGTGCAGCATCTGCAACAAGGCCTTCCATCAGGTGTACAACCTCACCTTCCACATGCACACCCATAACGACAAGAAACCGTATACTTGCCGCGTGTGTGCCAAGGGATTCTGCCGGAACTTTGATCTCAAGAAGCACATGCGCAAGCTGCACGAGATTGGCGGCGATCTGGATGATCTGGACATGCCATCGAGCTATGACAGGAGGAGGGAGTACACCCGCCGCGAGCCCCTCTCCTCGGGCTATGGCCAGGCCTCGGGGCAACTGACGCCGGACTCCAGTTCTGGCAGTATGTCGCCCCCCATCAATGTGACCACTCCGCCACTCTCCAGCGGGGAGACAAGCAATCCCGCCTGGCCCAGGTCCTCCGCCTCCCAGTACCCGGCGGGTGGTTTCCACCACCAGTTGGGCGTGGCGCCACCACATGATTATCCCAGTGGCTCCGCCTTCCTGCACCTCCAGCCCCAGCAGCCGCATCAGCCAAATCCGCATCATcatcaccagcagcagcagcagcagcagcagcaacagcagcagcagaggctCTCGGAGACCTTCATAGCCAAGGTGTTTTGA
- the LOC108032384 gene encoding fez family zinc finger protein erm isoform X2 codes for MQPCSPAGEVAMMPPSKSPVMESAASDQNPAQQSSQQDEQSAKRACPLKFSIAKIMEPDHRPSQVSQPPPIPYPSNDDDEDEDPEIDADSERSCSPIEVISLDHSPTTTVNYDSAFKKYVPGACSGASSSVASPPSTAAVQQFVSSRHQELLSQYPLLYYAPNQLMCAAAAAQYAALTAQQQSLASAAHLSSFTASLNASLHHSQSLRRNLGHPLAAAAAAAAVAQSAVPNLQQTLEKSPVAQRTAQGSGLQGNLKRKRSPQEQGSGEVTPPPPASTATSSAGGARSRSPSPQGSIEDSSPGSASGGKPKTFSCLECGKVFNAHYNLTRHMPVHTGARPFVCKVCGKGFRQASTLCRHKIIHTSEKPHKCQTCGKAFNRSSTLNTHSRIHAGYKPFVCEYCGKGFHQKGNYKNHKLTHSGEKAYKCSICNKAFHQVYNLTFHMHTHNDKKPYTCRVCAKGFCRNFDLKKHMRKLHEIGGDLDDLDMPSSYDRRREYTRREPLSSGYGQASGQLTPDSSSGSMSPPINVTTPPLSSGETSNPAWPRSSASQYPAGGFHHQLGVAPPHDYPSGSAFLHLQPQQPHQPNPHHHHQQQQQQQQQQQQQRLSETFIAKVF; via the coding sequence ATGCAACCGTGTAGTCCAGCGGGAGAAGTCGCCATGATGCCGCCGTCGAAGAGTCCCGTGATGGAGAGCGCCGCCTCCGACCAGAATCCCGCCCAGCAGAGCAGTCAGCAGGACGAGCAGAGTGCCAAGCGGGCGTGCCCCTTGAAGTTTTCGATAGCCAAGATCATGGAGCCGGATCACCGACCCAGTCAGGTGTCGCAACCACCTCCAATCCCCTACCCCAGTAACGATGACGACGAGGATGAGGATCCCGAAATCGATGCGGATTCGGAGCGCTCTTGCAGCCCCATTGAAGTGATCAGCTTGGATCATTCGCCCACCACGACGGTGAACTATGATTCCGCTTTCAAGAAGTATGTGCCGGGTGCCTGCTCGGGCGCCAGTTCATCGGTGGCCTCGCCACCGAGCACCGCTGCAGTGCAGCAATTTGTGAGCTCCCGCCACCAGGAGCTGCTCTCCCAGTACCCGCTGCTGTACTATGCACCCAACCAGCTGATGTGCGCCGCAGCCGCCGCCCAATACGCGGCCTTGACCGCCCAGCAACAGTCGCTGGCCAGTGCCGCCCACCTGAGCAGCTTCACCGCCTCCCTGAATGCCAGTCTGCATCACTCGCAGTCGCTGCGCAGGAACCTTGGCCATCCCCTGgccgccgcagctgctgcggctgcagtGGCTCAATCAGCGGTGCCCAATCTTCAACAGACTCTGGAGAAGTCACCGGTGGCCCAGAGGACTGCCCAAGGTTCGGGATTGCAGGGCAACCTGAAGAGAAAGCGATCGCCGCAGGAGCAGGGATCTGGTGAGGTGACACCACCGCCGCCGGCATCGACTGCCACATCGTCGGCTGGTGGAGCACGATCGCGGTCTCCCTCGCCCCAGGGGTCCATCGAGGACAgcagtcccggatcggcgagTGGCGGCAAGCCCAAGACCTTCTCCTGCCTGGAATGCGGCAAGGTGTTCAATGCCCACTACAATCTCACCCGCCACATGCCCGTTCACACGGGAGCCCGGCCGTTTGTGTGCAAGGTGTGCGGCAAGGGATTCCGCCAGGCCTCCACTCTGTGCCGGCACAAGATCATCCATACGTCGGAGAAGCCGCACAAGTGCCAGACCTGCGGCAAGGCCTTCAATCGCTCCTCCACGCTCAACACCCACTCGCGCATCCATGCCGGCTACAAGCCCTTCGTCTGCGAGTACTGCGGCAAGGGATTCCACCAGAAGGGCAACTACAAGAACCACAAGCTGACGCACAGCGGCGAGAAGGCCTACAAGTGCAGCATCTGCAACAAGGCCTTCCATCAGGTGTACAACCTCACCTTCCACATGCACACCCATAACGACAAGAAACCGTATACTTGCCGCGTGTGTGCCAAGGGATTCTGCCGGAACTTTGATCTCAAGAAGCACATGCGCAAGCTGCACGAGATTGGCGGCGATCTGGATGATCTGGACATGCCATCGAGCTATGACAGGAGGAGGGAGTACACCCGCCGCGAGCCCCTCTCCTCGGGCTATGGCCAGGCCTCGGGGCAACTGACGCCGGACTCCAGTTCTGGCAGTATGTCGCCCCCCATCAATGTGACCACTCCGCCACTCTCCAGCGGGGAGACAAGCAATCCCGCCTGGCCCAGGTCCTCCGCCTCCCAGTACCCGGCGGGTGGTTTCCACCACCAGTTGGGCGTGGCGCCACCACATGATTATCCCAGTGGCTCCGCCTTCCTGCACCTCCAGCCCCAGCAGCCGCATCAGCCAAATCCGCATCATcatcaccagcagcagcagcagcagcagcagcaacagcagcagcagaggctCTCGGAGACCTTCATAGCCAAGGTGTTTTGA
- the LOC108032833 gene encoding uncharacterized protein LOC108032833, translated as MCDVQKLLDGLYLTFTKYKELRKNEMVEILKRVRCCDCGHKKRLDRALMCKSKCPKSPAQGRRMSFLLVACFGLLILISIYVIYMARRYNHVRAYGSNACGSSFFYSYKDCEVFY; from the coding sequence atgtGCGACGTACAAAAGCTGCTCGATGGTCTATACCTGACTTTCACCAAATACAAGGAGTtgcgaaaaaatgaaatggttGAGATCCTAAAACGTGTGCGCTGCTGTGATTGCGGCCACAAAAAAAGGCTTGATAGGGCCTTGATGTGCAAGTCAAAATGCCCGAAATCCCCAGCTCAGGGTCGCAGGATGAGCTTTCTTCTCGTCGCCTGTTTCGGATTGCTTATCCTGATCTCCATATATGTGATCTACATGGCCCGCCGATACAATCATGTTCGAGCCTATGGCAGCAACGCGTGCGGGTCGAGTTTTTTCTATAGCTACAAGGACTGCGAAGTGTTCTACTAA